The Corythoichthys intestinalis isolate RoL2023-P3 chromosome 19, ASM3026506v1, whole genome shotgun sequence nucleotide sequence atatagatgtgtctcctattttgtatgtctgaactttaaatctacggcgtgttgatgaccaataaacatctgtgaaaagaactggcgtctcatatgccatcaacaagcacgtgtacacgcacgcacgcgaCGATAAAACGCagtcgtgaaaattaccgccctcatttttatttaccgtgcgataaatggactcattgcatatcgcaaaaggcttagcaacttcaatgaaacatgtcgttagttagttagatggatttacaatctgccagcttgtctcctgtcgtcttccaaaattacaactgggtgacagcgctttaggtgttcgttcacggccgacgtgcagccaagcttggcattgaagagacaggacacaacagtgtatcctcctttgtttcgttgaaataggtCAATATTTTGGCCGCTCCGGTGCGCTATTTTggttttgtgccgctttccccgtttTCATACCAAACGtccgacaattaaaaaaaaatcttctgcTGAATATGTgcatgaaaaacaaacaaagccaataaaaattacaaaaatacaCACTTTACGGCAACAAGTAACACGCTAACAcgccatagtatttaactcattgtctgccattgacaaggatagacgtccaattcatttaaaccgggaagactggctgtgaatgctcatgtttcagtaccATTTACGACGCTACACGTCCAATAAAAAAATTGTCATAGTTTTTCCATTTGGGATTTTACTGACAAATAGCAAAAGTCAGTGAGAAAATATACTTTTACATAttcattttacttatttttttaattttggcactcaTGTGATTCCATaccatgtaaaaaacaaaattcatgGATGTTTTTGAGGGGTGTCATTTGACCATAATCCACTAGTAGGCGCTGTCTGTCTCTTTCTTTAATCGACTGACATTTTCTACTACTCACAGTGTCATCCTAGGGCTCCACTTGACCTCCACACCGCTCAGTTTGCCCCAAAAAAACCTGTTGTTGAACTCCAGGAACATTGCACGCACGTCAGGGGTGGGGTCCAACGTCTCCCACGACGCGTCCACGATGGACAGCGGTCTCTCAGGCTTCCAGGGGACAACCGGCCCTCCACTATATTCAACCTCGGCATCGCTCAGTTCATTGTCGAACTGTTCCTGAAGCTGTAGGGCCAGAACATAGTCGTCATCTAAATGCTCGCCATCCATGTCACGTTTATACTACGTTCACAAGCGGGTTGTACGCCCCCCAACAAGGCGACACCCTCACTCCAACTTTAAAAACACCCGTTAATTTTAAAATCTGCTAGCATTTACGGTAAATATGActtttaaaaacgaaaacatcagaaAAACTAAACCTGCGTTGTCTACAACACACAGAATGCCGCCAGTTTTGATAAATGTAACGTGTAATGCAGTAGAGGACGAGTGAATCTGGTATAGGTTTCGAAATAAAAGGTATTTACCCGAATAGCGTTGACGTTAACCATCAATATAACACTAAATACGAgtttttattttccataaaataaGTATTATAGCATGAAAAATCATTAATAAATATGTTTTCATGATACATGAACACTTTTgcaaacaatttaacttttaCACTGAATATGTCATATCCGCTGCTGCTTTGAGTCTCACAAACTTGACTACAAACAAGCTTCCGTATCCGGAAGTGACGAGACAGTTAAAAATAAACCCGGAGTTTTATTTTACTTGTTCAGATGAACATGACGAACTACAAACCTTGTTTTTAgaacaaattccaaaagataaaattattttcatgtgaAATTTTTGgagtattcattttaaaaacacatattcattatcatttttctcTCTTGTATACTTTTTTGTTGGCCATCCTTCCCCCCGATCTCGTGACGTATAAGGGTGTCGCCCTGCTTCCTGTTTGAGTTGCTAGCTGCAATGAACATTATCAATCCCGAATGGACCTTTTTTTGTTTACCTTAGGGTATATTTACAGTTTTTTGGACAAAgttcataaataaataacgaTATAAGATGTCGGAACCGGGAAACCGACTCCGCAGGCTGCTGGAATCGCCCAATTTCGACCCTCAGAATTACGTGAAGCAGCTGTCCCAACAATCGGATGGCGATCGGGACCTTCAGGAGCACCGTCAGAAGATCCAAAATCTGGCCGACGAGACGGCCCAGAACCTGAAGAAAAATGTCTACAAGAATTATCGACAGTTTATCGAGACGGCCAAGGAGATCTCGTACTTGGAGAGCGAGATGTACCAGCTTAGCCACATCTTGACGGAGCAGAAGGGCATCATGGAGAGCATCACGCAGGCTAGTGTTGTCACTATACCACAGTTATGACTTTCTTCATACAACCCCtagaaaaaagtatggaatcaacagtctcggatgagcactcactcagaaattttatcatgtagaacaaattcagataaaaagcttgaaaaaaatcctgaattagttcaaaagtgcaactttttaagcattcagaaacactaaaagacatgattaaaaacattgtggtggtcagtaaatgttacttttatagagcaagtgcagggaattatatatggaatcactccattctgaggaaaaacatATCGACtcttgagaaacaaacaaagaaataacaatcaaaacaaatctctagtatttagtagcaccgcctctggcttttatgacagtttgCAGTCTCGgaagcatggacttgatgagtattcctcatcaatttggtgcaaaTTCTCTTTGATTgccgttgccagatcatccttgcaggtcgcagccttgctgtggaccattttttcttccaatttccaccacaggttttcaatagggttgagatctgggctatttgcaggccatgacattgactggatgaagttctccaaggaatgctttaacagttttagctctgtggcatgatgcattgtcatcttggaaaatgacaaacatattttcaattgaagggataagaaggctgcctaaaatttcaatgtaaacttgtgcatttattgaagcttTAACcaaagccatctccccagtgcctttgcttgACATTAAGCCCCATATCACCAAGGACTGaaagaattttgatgttttctttaggcagtcatctttgtaaatctcactggaacagcaccaaacaaaagttccaccaTCAAGCCCCATATCACCAAGGACTGaaagaattttgatgttttctttaggcagtcatctttgtaaatctcactggaacagcaccaaacaaaagttccaccatcatcaccttgtcctatgcagattcttgactctattTAGACACTTTGTCCAGTGCAGATTctcgactcttgacaaggtgatgatgctggacttatttgaattttgatgttttcttcaggcagtcttctttgtaaatctcacaagAACAGCAAGGCAGtcttctttgtaaatctcacaagaacagcaccaaacaaaaggtccagcatcatcaccttctccaatgcagattcttgactcttgacaccttgtccaatgcagattctcgactcttgacaaggtgatgatgctgaaacttttgtttggtgctgttccagtgagatttacaaagatgactgcctgaagaaaacatcaaaattccctcagtctttgatgatatggggcttaatgtcaggcaaaggcactggggggatggctgtggttaaatcttcaataaatgcacaagcttacattgaaattttagaccactttcttatccctttgtcagggaaattcaactttgaactccaagacgagtgtcaactcgatagctcgatgagaaatgaatcagaccAACCAAGGATGGCCAGCTTCGAAGACTTGATATAAAAACTTGATATTTCAAGGATACAATGTTATGATCCGGCAAGGAGCCGTGAACACACAGGAGTACAACGTGAATACAGAAGTCAAGGGTTTACATATGCAAGTTGAAAGGGCGTAGCTTACTATAAAAAGCAAAAACGAAAGTTTTTACAGCCCACCTCTGGTGATTTCTAGCTGAAAAATCTCATGAGCTACGACCTTGGGAAACTAGTCATAGCTGGCAGCAAAGGGAGTGAAAATCTGATAAGAAAGTCAACAGAACCTCTTTGTATTATGTTCAAAATAATACAGCACGCGAACTTGGATGAACACAGTCTAACAAATGACTATAGTATCACACCActtatgtgttttataagcataattgaagatatgtttgtcattttccaagatgacaatacaTCATGTCACAGACatgatgtatttttgttttttattcatttttttagtgtTTCAGAATgctagagttgcacttttgaactaattcattattttttcaagctttttatctgagtttgttctacatgataaaatgtctgagtgagtgctcgtccgagactggtgattccatactttttgctaggggttgtagaatATCttgagtagggttgttccgatcatgttttttttgctcccgatccgatcccgatcgttttagtttgagtatctgccgatcccgatatttcccgatccgattgctttttttttttgctcccgattcaattccaatcattcccgataatttttcccgattatatacattttggcaatgcattaagaaaaaaatgaataaaactcggacgaatatatacattcaacatacagtacataagtactgtatttgtttattatgacaataaatcctcaagatggcatttacattattaacattctttctgtgagagggatccacggatagaaagacttgtgactttgtatattgtgactagggctgtcccaaacgactaattttctcccgattagtcagccgactatttttacgattagtcgactaatctaataataatttttttaaattttttttttaactaatttagcaatgaaatttttgttgacgcttatcaattcacaaaaaaacatattggaacacttaaattatttattaaagtacaaataaacacgtaaataacaataataaatcacaaataaacaatgagttcaagtgctgatagaattaactagtgtagcatcccgattgaaaagatggtctcttaaactgatggtttacaacttttattccatccttgatgtaaacacaccgtaagagctacaatgcacacaaataaaacaacacaattagaaattaacaaaaacttttcacctttttcctttcaaaccttatttatatatcaatgaattgactatatgaattgcctttaccttaatttattaccttatcattgacaatctcgcccttgagtgcaatcactgtatatactgtatatatttatgaccttttaaccttatataattttctataccataaaataaaccataacatgaaataaacctttcaattagcattaagaacaatactaatagcacttataggcccattgtcaatgaaacattattatttagtaaggcgacagcaccctctggtgtacaaaaaaatgaaaaaacaaaaaaaaaattacaaactggttGACGGCGCTTgaagtgtttattcacggccgacgtgcagccaagcttggcattgaagagacaggacagaagagtgtagcctcctttgtttctttgaaataagtcaatgttttggacactctggtgcgcttttttggctttgtgccgctttccccgcttgcatacagagcatccgacattcccaACTtttcacgcatatatttttttaacccttcattaaccgtcgacgggatgttgtgatcgtcgacggatttacgtcatcgatgacgtcgactatgtcgactagtcgggacagcactaattgtgactaaatattgccatctagtgtatttgttgagctttcagtaaatgatactacagccattcaacccaattgcatgatgggaagtggaaccaggtgttaagaaaaagatcaattgctaccttgcttcccgattgtaaggctttagcctattaaaaaaaggctccaaaggctgccaaaattcactctactcattttgcgctgccttttatctctctatataggtaaaacaccgccattacagattgagcgcgataatGCATGAGTGGATcgcgcaacgcatgcattaattgcgtgaaatattttaatgtgatacattaaaaaaaaaaaaaattaccgccgttatcgggataaatttgataaccctatcttaagcctaaactaatgactctggatgagtgtaacatattatgtctgtaacgttaaatacaattagaaaacaatttaattaaatatatattagtgctgcaacgattaatcgattaactcgagtattcgattagaaaaaaaagaatcgaattaaattttgatgcttcgagtattcgtttaattaaaatggtgttgtgatggtttgttttgaaagtgtttgcaattagttttattgatttggatggatacacggccctctagtctatctcatttcacgtggctgaatccatctgctccctgttaagaccaatataagctaagtttttgtttgagctaatgttttcttttataatgcattagTAATTTAGTCTGcgtgtatatttagccattttttatggaaatatgtgtctaaaccattaaagagcattgtataaatttttttttttttttttaagttagcattttatagcatttaacctagtggacttttgctatgtaagttagccaaatgttgttttgttgtacatagatcctcatttatttatttattcatacagtttgaggctcagcgcaggtattttaatttatgttcctaatccgattactcgattattcgaagtaaatagttcatcgattaatcgactactaaaataatcgatagatgctgccctaatatatattaaaaaaggcatggccgatatttttttgccgattccgttaatttgaaaatgacgtgatcggacccgatcgatgccgctcgatcaggacatctctaatctTGAGTTATATGTCTAGAGCTGAAGAAACTGTGTTACTCATCCAGGTGTATTTGTGGTTACTTTTCCAGTACTGATACTTCTTGTTACCTTCACACAGGCTCTGCTGTCCACCGACAAGGACGAGACCTCGAAGGAGATGCAGGCTGCCTTCCCGAAGGAGAGTGAGGAGCTGAAACAGAGGAGTCTAACCTCGCTTCTGGAGAAAGTCGAAGGCGGCAAGACCATCATGGACACCCCCGGGAGGCACCTGGTCTACAACGGCGACCTGGTAGAGTTCGACGTGGACAACATGTCCCCCGTCCAGAAGGTGCATGCCTTCCTCATGAATGACTGCCTGCTTATCGCTAACTGGCTAGCCAACCGGCGCGGAGCCGTGAAGTACAAGTACAACGCCTTGTACGATCTGGAGAGCTTCGCCGTGGTCAACGTCAAGGACAACCCGCCGATGAAGGACATGTTCAAGATCCTCATGTTCCCAGACAGCCGTATTTTCCAAGCGGAGAACAGCAAGATTAAGAAGGAGTGGTTGGAAATCCTGGATGAGACCAAGAAGAACAAAGCTAACAAGGAACGGGGCaagaaggaggaggagaagCCAACGTCACCCGTTCGGGCTGAAGTGTCCACCAACCCTTTCGATCAGGATGATGACGATGAACAGGCAGAGGTAAGGTTGACGAATCCGGAGAATTTTCAGTCCAGAATTACGTGACATGTTGAAACGTTCTAATAGGTGGATGAGAGTGTAGATCTTGGTCTGGAGTGGATCCAGGAGCTTCCAGAAGATCTGGACGTGTGCATCGCACAGAGGGACTTCGAGGGCGCCGTGGACTTGCTGGATAAGCTCAATGAATACCTTAAGGAGCAGCCGCTCACGCCGAAAGTCAAGGAACTGCGAGCCAAAGTGGACGAAAGAGTGAGGCAACTGACCGACGTTCTCGTCTTTGAGTTGTCGCCGGATCGGTCGTTACGTGGCGGACCTCAGGCCACCAGGAGGGCCGTGTCGCAGCTCATCAGGCTAGGTTAGTATGGTATTGAATCATCATTACCAACCCTCCCTGTCCAGATGGTTTGGACTTCTATTGGCACACTTTCTATAACTTTTGTGAAGAAGAACTACCTGAAAAAGTACTTGGTGCTACAAAAAGTTCTATAAAAATGACCAAGATTAAAACAGAGAAGTAGGAACTTCATAGAAAAATATTTATACTTGAATACTCGATGATACTCTAATAGTAATATTAcaagaaatgttatttttaaagaggtaagtacagtggtacctctacttacgaatttaattcgttccaggaccgtgtttgtaagtcgaaatggtcgtatgtcgagcaggattttcccataggaatacattataattccattaattcgttccaaagcctaaaaacatacactaaattcttaataaatactgctggcactgttacaaatggcaattaaacatagaaaaacaaataagttataaataaataattcagaataatataataataagaagaataattaataattattcctgtaaataatgtaacaaatcggattctaatatggcggacactttttactgtccctgaacgcaccgcgaaggtgacgtctcagtgagataggtcggtgcggtagagataatactttcgttttcttgagagcggtcaactgcttaagacaatgggcgttttgtgttggataagttcttaaataaatgataaaaacgtgacgaagctggcgatttccttggcaatgttaccacaataataattgtcaccttaacttataaatagtggcgaacggtggtcggaagaggaccatggagctgtattgttgagccagttcagggacgcgcaccccaagctcatatttttctataacttgcatcttcatttcaaaggtaagcatcacttttttccttgtttctccaactgtatcaactttttttgaaaactgtgttgatttctcacacaagaaaatccaccgtgcgttcgtttgcagtgctgtcatgtcgtcgtatttcgagcaactcgtcggatgtagaaacaaatggcggctcaaattttacgtcggatgtcgaaaagatcgtgtgtcgaagtgatcgtatgtagcggtaccactgtacttgtttttgtatgtatatacaaaattaaaaaaaaaaaaaagatatcgtGAGAAAACCAGCACTCAAAAAAATTATCAGAggataaagacaaaaaaaacaaaaaaacattaaacactAATTAAACGTAATATTATAACATTGGAGCAGATTGTGTTAAATGTCTTCATCATTTTGTATTAAATCAATCAAGGGCTTTTGAACTGAATCGTCGCAGAAGATcgtaaagtggtatgaaaaagcatctgaaccttttggaatttctcacatttttgcataaaatcaccatcaaatgtgatctgatcattggcaaaatcacacagatgaaaatgcagtgtctgctttaactaaaaccacccaaaaatttaaaggttttcatattttaataaggctagcatgcaaacaatgacaggagggtGAAAATAAGGGAACCCTCTTCCTAAggacacttaaagagcaattgaaaccaatttttaccaaacaatttaagtcatatgtgtgcccaatcactaatgagtggtttaaagctgccctgctcacTATAAAACGCGCACCTGttcagaattgtcttgatgagaagcattgtctgatgcgcatcatggctcagtcaaaagagctgtctgaagacctgcgatcaaggatcgttgatttgtataaagctaggaaaAGATACAaatccatctctaaaagtctggatgttcatcaatcgcctgtcagagaagttgtctacaaatggagagagtttggcactgttgcctttctcccaaggagtggccgtccaccacagATGATGCCAaggtcag carries:
- the exoc8 gene encoding exocyst complex component 8; its protein translation is MSEPGNRLRRLLESPNFDPQNYVKQLSQQSDGDRDLQEHRQKIQNLADETAQNLKKNVYKNYRQFIETAKEISYLESEMYQLSHILTEQKGIMESITQALLSTDKDETSKEMQAAFPKESEELKQRSLTSLLEKVEGGKTIMDTPGRHLVYNGDLVEFDVDNMSPVQKVHAFLMNDCLLIANWLANRRGAVKYKYNALYDLESFAVVNVKDNPPMKDMFKILMFPDSRIFQAENSKIKKEWLEILDETKKNKANKERGKKEEEKPTSPVRAEVSTNPFDQDDDDEQAEVDESVDLGLEWIQELPEDLDVCIAQRDFEGAVDLLDKLNEYLKEQPLTPKVKELRAKVDERVRQLTDVLVFELSPDRSLRGGPQATRRAVSQLIRLGQSTKACDLFLKNRAAAVQTAIRQLRIEGATLLYIHKLCNIFFTGLLETAKEFQMDFAGNTGCYSAFVVWSCSAVKMFVDAFSKQVFDSKESLSTASECVKVAKEHCQQLTDIGLDLTFTLESLLVKDVKAALLSYKDIIVEASKHRNSEEMWRRMNLMTPEALAKLKDEMRSSGISTFDTYTGADCWVNLSYTLVAFTKQLLSFLDEALKLYFPELHTVLLESLREIVLVAVQHVDYSLRCEQDPEKKAFVVLNAAFLHDCVLPEVERRFEEAVGKPAKQLRELRKSTRPVRVNPDSTMSLV